The following proteins come from a genomic window of Gynuella sunshinyii YC6258:
- the rimO gene encoding 30S ribosomal protein S12 methylthiotransferase RimO has product MSQTNNSSGKVGFVSLGCPKNTVDSERILTKLRAEGYDIVPSYHDADVVVVNTCGFIDSAVQESLDAIGEALKENGKVLVTGCLGAKEDQIRQVHPNVMAVTGPHAYETVVNQVHEVIPPQHDPFTSLVPPQGIKLTPRHYAYLKISEGCNHRCTFCIIPSMRGDLDSRPVGSVLDEAKRLVDNGVKELLVISQDTSAYGVDIKYRTGFWDGMPVKSRLQELCEQLGRMGVWVRLHYVYPYPSVDHLIPLMAEGKILPYLDIPFQHASEKILKLMKRPAASEKVLQRIQQWREICPDLTIRSTFIVGFPGETEEDFQELLDFLEQAQLDRVGCFKYSPVDGAAANELPDQVDEAVKEERFERFMALQQQISAARLQQKIGKTMQVIIDEVVEEGAVGRSQYDAPEIDGQVFLDGQTQLQVGDIVTVKIEDADEYDMWGQPV; this is encoded by the coding sequence ATGTCTCAGACCAACAACAGTTCCGGAAAAGTCGGTTTTGTCAGTCTCGGCTGTCCTAAGAATACCGTCGATTCCGAGCGTATTCTGACCAAACTCAGAGCCGAGGGCTATGATATTGTACCGAGCTATCATGATGCCGATGTAGTGGTGGTCAATACCTGCGGTTTTATCGATAGTGCCGTGCAGGAGAGTCTTGATGCCATTGGCGAGGCACTAAAAGAGAATGGCAAAGTGTTGGTGACCGGATGTCTGGGTGCCAAAGAGGATCAGATTCGTCAAGTTCATCCTAATGTGATGGCGGTTACTGGTCCTCATGCGTATGAGACGGTCGTCAATCAGGTACATGAGGTTATTCCTCCTCAGCACGATCCGTTTACCAGCCTCGTTCCGCCCCAAGGAATCAAACTGACGCCACGCCACTATGCGTACCTGAAAATATCCGAAGGCTGTAACCATCGTTGTACCTTTTGCATTATTCCCTCAATGCGTGGTGATCTGGACAGCCGGCCGGTGGGGTCGGTACTGGATGAAGCCAAACGTCTTGTCGATAACGGGGTAAAAGAACTGCTCGTAATCTCCCAGGATACCAGTGCCTATGGTGTGGATATCAAATATCGCACCGGATTCTGGGATGGCATGCCGGTCAAATCAAGACTGCAGGAGCTGTGTGAGCAGCTTGGTCGAATGGGTGTTTGGGTGCGGTTGCATTATGTCTACCCCTATCCAAGTGTTGATCATCTGATTCCATTAATGGCAGAAGGCAAAATTCTTCCGTATCTGGATATTCCGTTTCAGCATGCCAGTGAGAAAATCCTCAAGCTGATGAAGCGGCCGGCGGCCTCTGAAAAAGTACTGCAACGAATTCAACAATGGCGTGAGATCTGTCCGGATCTGACGATTCGCAGCACTTTTATCGTGGGTTTTCCCGGTGAGACCGAAGAGGATTTCCAGGAGCTGTTGGATTTTCTCGAACAGGCTCAGCTGGATCGAGTGGGCTGTTTTAAATATTCGCCGGTGGATGGTGCAGCTGCCAATGAGTTGCCTGATCAAGTGGATGAAGCCGTGAAAGAGGAGCGGTTTGAACGTTTCATGGCTCTGCAGCAGCAGATCAGTGCGGCACGACTACAGCAGAAAATCGGTAAGACCATGCAGGTCATCATTGATGAAGTGGTCGAGGAGGGAGCTGTTGGGCGCAGTCAGTACGATGCCCCGGAAATTGATGGGCAGGTGTTTCTCGATGGTCAGACCCAGTTGCAGGTAGGGGATATTGTGACGGTCAAAATCGAGGATGCAGACGAATACGATATGTGGGGGCAGCCGGTTTAA
- a CDS encoding leucyl aminopeptidase: protein MKVSASNVSLTQVQSQALFVFNFENGNNKTIDLLAEQSKSIAGLTGEGLLSTEPGTVTPVFNADGLAVKIVYAVGCGKAGDFNENAFIKAIKAIAETMVKAKLNDATVALDNLSIQHRSIHWKAQKFTEVCLSSFYKYDATLSEKSGEPSLEQLTLHSQETSLELAIDTGRSIAHGINVARELGNLPGNICTPTYLAEQALALAGAYSDIEAQVIDEMELDSMGAGCFMSVSRGSDQPGKLIIIQYKGAEENQKPYVLVGKGVTFDTGGISLKPGPGMDEMKFDMCGAASVLGTMNTLAELKPSINVVGIIAAVENMPSAVATKPGDVVTSLSGKTVEILNTDAEGRLVLCDALTYAERFEPETVIDIATLTGAIVVALGHHPTGVFANDETLQQELVAAGQEVWDRGWPMPIWDEYKEELKSPYADLANIGTAGRAGGSNVAAAFLSAFAEKFRWAHLDIAGTAWNNRKEGASGRPVAMLTQYLLDRC, encoded by the coding sequence ATGAAAGTATCCGCATCAAATGTCTCACTCACCCAAGTTCAGAGTCAGGCATTGTTTGTTTTTAATTTCGAAAATGGTAACAACAAAACGATAGACTTACTGGCAGAACAGAGTAAATCCATCGCCGGTCTTACAGGCGAAGGATTGTTGTCCACCGAACCAGGCACGGTTACTCCAGTGTTCAATGCAGACGGTCTGGCAGTTAAAATTGTGTATGCTGTGGGTTGTGGCAAAGCTGGTGACTTCAACGAAAATGCATTTATCAAAGCCATAAAAGCTATTGCCGAAACCATGGTCAAGGCTAAGTTGAACGATGCCACGGTGGCACTTGATAACCTGTCTATCCAACATCGCAGCATTCATTGGAAAGCGCAGAAATTCACGGAAGTCTGCTTATCCTCCTTTTACAAATATGATGCTACGCTGTCAGAAAAAAGCGGTGAACCCAGCCTTGAACAATTAACCCTTCATTCTCAGGAGACCAGTCTGGAACTGGCCATAGATACTGGCCGCAGCATTGCCCATGGCATTAACGTGGCTCGTGAACTGGGCAATCTTCCTGGCAATATCTGTACCCCAACGTATCTTGCAGAACAGGCCCTGGCACTTGCCGGAGCTTATTCAGATATCGAAGCACAAGTCATCGATGAAATGGAACTTGATAGCATGGGAGCCGGATGTTTCATGTCTGTTTCAAGAGGCAGTGACCAGCCGGGCAAGCTCATTATCATTCAATACAAAGGTGCCGAAGAAAACCAGAAGCCCTATGTACTGGTTGGTAAGGGAGTGACATTCGATACCGGTGGAATCAGCCTGAAACCCGGCCCGGGCATGGACGAAATGAAATTCGATATGTGTGGAGCAGCATCCGTTCTGGGCACAATGAACACTCTGGCCGAACTGAAACCCTCGATCAATGTTGTCGGCATTATCGCCGCGGTTGAAAACATGCCCTCGGCAGTGGCCACCAAACCTGGCGATGTCGTCACTTCGTTATCAGGCAAAACGGTAGAAATTCTGAACACGGATGCTGAAGGCCGACTGGTATTGTGTGATGCGCTGACGTATGCAGAACGTTTCGAACCAGAAACCGTCATCGATATCGCCACCCTGACCGGAGCGATTGTGGTTGCTCTGGGGCATCATCCGACAGGTGTGTTTGCCAATGACGAAACCCTGCAGCAAGAGCTGGTGGCAGCTGGTCAGGAAGTCTGGGACCGTGGCTGGCCGATGCCGATATGGGACGAATACAAGGAAGAACTGAAATCGCCGTATGCTGATCTCGCCAATATCGGTACTGCTGGAAGAGCCGGTGGTTCGAATGTTGCCGCAGCGTTCCTGTCAGCATTCGCCGAAAAGTTCAGATGGGCTCATCTCGATATTGCCGGTACCGCCTGGAATAACCGTAAAGAAGGCGCATCCGGACGGCCAGTGGCCATGCTGACCCAATATCTGCTGGATCGCTGCTAA
- the lptF gene encoding LPS export ABC transporter permease LptF → MIIVRYLSRQIFFPTFAITGVIVVMTMSNWLRRWLEDAVSGQGASGELFVIILYYVPLFLQEALPAGFLLGILIAYGRMYSEYEMTALFACGFQYRQLVKVTLVPAGLLAVFLWVNNLWLSPWAQQHAAQAWAEQDSLTPFDLINVGRFMKVGNNGQVMYVGEKSGDGQQLSNIFLVNSPEEIYYAQGGEIRVDRNSGSRYLVLTQGVQQQGIPFQSEFNLTDFREYGVKIAEQQKRPRTRNRNISTVELLKSDNIKHKAELMWRILTPLNILVAVFIAVPLSKINPRQGRFLKVFPAVLLYAVFNFLLNDWDKNVSKGRIPLEYGIHILQFGTVALCLFFTALPSWLRKRKHG, encoded by the coding sequence TTGATCATCGTTCGTTATTTATCCCGGCAGATATTCTTTCCAACCTTCGCGATTACCGGTGTTATTGTGGTAATGACCATGAGTAACTGGCTGCGCCGCTGGCTGGAGGATGCAGTATCCGGACAAGGTGCGTCGGGTGAGTTGTTCGTTATTATTCTCTATTATGTGCCGTTATTTCTTCAGGAGGCTTTGCCAGCCGGCTTTTTGCTCGGAATCCTGATTGCTTACGGGCGCATGTACTCAGAATATGAAATGACAGCACTGTTCGCCTGCGGTTTTCAGTATCGGCAACTGGTCAAGGTTACGCTGGTACCGGCAGGTTTGCTGGCAGTATTCCTATGGGTCAATAACCTTTGGTTGTCACCCTGGGCTCAGCAGCATGCGGCTCAAGCATGGGCAGAACAGGACAGTCTGACACCATTTGACCTGATTAATGTCGGTCGCTTTATGAAAGTCGGCAATAATGGCCAGGTGATGTACGTTGGCGAGAAGTCTGGAGATGGGCAGCAACTCAGTAACATCTTCCTGGTCAACAGTCCGGAAGAGATCTATTACGCTCAGGGTGGCGAAATTCGGGTGGATCGTAACTCTGGATCCCGTTATCTGGTATTGACTCAGGGTGTGCAGCAGCAGGGTATTCCGTTTCAGAGTGAATTTAATCTGACCGACTTTCGCGAATACGGCGTGAAAATCGCTGAACAGCAAAAGCGTCCAAGAACACGTAATCGCAATATCAGTACAGTTGAGCTGTTGAAATCAGACAATATAAAACACAAGGCAGAGCTGATGTGGCGGATATTGACGCCGCTAAATATTCTGGTGGCCGTATTTATTGCTGTGCCTCTCAGTAAAATCAATCCCCGGCAAGGACGCTTTTTGAAAGTGTTTCCTGCCGTGTTGCTATACGCCGTATTTAATTTTCTTCTGAACGATTGGGATAAGAATGTTTCCAAAGGTCGTATTCCGCTGGAGTATGGGATCCATATTTTGCAGTTTGGTACGGTGGCTTTGTGTTTGTTTTTTACCGCTCTGCCTTCATGGCTTCGTAAAAGGAAGCATGGATGA